Proteins from a genomic interval of Halorussus rarus:
- a CDS encoding cbb3-type cytochrome c oxidase subunit I: MVALRPTLAVAMGLLLVGVGWWVARLEDWHSYAPAGGQSGAEATGTLTEKPSGLIRWLTTVDHKDVGLLYGVFALVSFAWGGIAVLLMRTELVTPPVDLLGANFYNALMTTHGITMLFLFGTPILASISNYLIPLLIGADDMAFPRINAIAFWLLPPAALLIWGGVLLGPFVGDVSGAQTAWTMYPPLSVEQANPGVDLMLLGLHLSGVSATMGAINFIATIIAERGEDVGWENLDLFSWTVLVQSGQILFSFPLLGSALVMLLLDRNFGTAFFAVEGGGPLLWQHLFWFFGHPEVYILVLPPMGLVSLILPRFAGRKLFGFKFVVYSTLALGVLSFGVWAHHMFATGIDPRVRASFMAVSIAIAVPSAVKTFNWITTMWNGRVRLTAPMLFCVGFVANFIVGGVTGVFEAAIPVDLVLHDTYHVVAHFHYVIMGGIAFAVFAAVYYWFPLYTGRWYQRTLAKWHFWLSMVGTNVTFFPMILLGYGGMPRRYAGYDLTVGPAAYFADLHQVATLGVYLLALGQLVFLWNVVQSWLEGPRVEDPDPWSLEEDGLKTKEWAWFERKVETALADGGESGEEE, encoded by the coding sequence ATGGTAGCGCTTCGACCGACCCTCGCAGTGGCGATGGGCCTCCTGCTGGTCGGGGTCGGCTGGTGGGTCGCGAGGCTGGAGGATTGGCACTCCTACGCGCCGGCCGGCGGCCAGTCCGGCGCGGAGGCGACCGGGACGCTGACGGAGAAACCCTCGGGACTGATTCGGTGGCTGACCACGGTCGACCACAAGGACGTCGGCCTGCTCTACGGGGTCTTCGCGCTCGTCTCGTTCGCGTGGGGCGGCATCGCCGTCCTGCTGATGCGGACCGAACTCGTGACCCCGCCGGTCGACCTGCTGGGAGCGAACTTTTACAACGCGCTGATGACCACCCACGGCATCACGATGCTGTTCCTGTTCGGGACGCCGATACTGGCGTCGATCTCGAACTACCTCATTCCGCTGCTGATCGGCGCCGACGACATGGCGTTCCCCCGGATCAACGCCATTGCGTTCTGGCTCCTCCCGCCCGCGGCCCTGCTCATCTGGGGCGGCGTCCTGCTGGGGCCGTTCGTCGGCGACGTCTCGGGCGCCCAGACCGCGTGGACGATGTACCCGCCGCTCTCCGTCGAGCAGGCCAATCCCGGCGTCGACCTGATGCTGCTCGGGTTGCATCTCTCGGGCGTGTCGGCGACGATGGGGGCGATCAACTTCATCGCGACCATCATCGCCGAGCGCGGCGAGGACGTCGGCTGGGAGAACCTCGACCTGTTCTCCTGGACCGTGCTGGTCCAGTCTGGCCAGATCCTGTTCTCGTTCCCGCTGCTGGGCAGCGCGCTCGTGATGCTGCTGCTGGACAGGAATTTCGGAACCGCCTTCTTCGCCGTCGAAGGCGGCGGTCCGCTGCTGTGGCAGCACCTGTTCTGGTTCTTCGGCCACCCCGAGGTGTACATCCTGGTGCTGCCGCCGATGGGGCTCGTGAGCCTGATTCTCCCGCGATTCGCTGGTCGGAAGCTGTTCGGGTTCAAGTTCGTCGTCTACTCGACGCTCGCGCTGGGCGTGCTCTCGTTCGGCGTCTGGGCCCACCACATGTTCGCGACGGGCATCGACCCGCGAGTCCGGGCCAGCTTCATGGCGGTCTCCATCGCCATCGCGGTGCCGAGCGCGGTCAAGACCTTCAACTGGATCACCACCATGTGGAACGGACGCGTCCGGCTCACCGCGCCGATGCTGTTCTGCGTCGGCTTCGTGGCGAACTTCATCGTCGGCGGCGTGACCGGCGTGTTCGAGGCGGCGATTCCGGTCGACCTCGTGCTCCACGACACGTACCACGTCGTCGCGCACTTCCACTACGTCATCATGGGCGGCATCGCGTTCGCGGTGTTCGCCGCCGTCTACTACTGGTTCCCGCTCTACACCGGCCGGTGGTACCAGCGGACGCTGGCGAAGTGGCACTTCTGGCTGTCGATGGTCGGCACCAACGTCACCTTCTTCCCGATGATCCTGCTGGGCTACGGCGGCATGCCCCGCCGGTACGCGGGCTACGACCTGACGGTCGGCCCGGCCGCCTACTTCGCGGACCTCCACCAGGTCGCGACGCTCGGCGTGTACCTGCTCGCGCTCGGCCAGCTCGTCTTCCTCTGGAACGTGGTCCAGTCGTGGCTGGAGGGGCCGCGGGTCGAGGACCCCGACCCGTGGAGCCTCGAGGAGGACGGCCTCAAAACCAAGGAGTGGGCGTGGTTCGAGCGGAAGGTCGAGACCGCGCTCGCGGACGGCGGCGAATCGGGCGAGGAGGAGTAG
- a CDS encoding DUF7835 family putative zinc beta-ribbon protein: MTTPSSAFSETVESCEECGESTPHDVTIEIQTESKKSENTEFSREPYRVAECLECGETTSKRMNNA, from the coding sequence ATGACGACACCAAGTTCGGCGTTCTCGGAGACCGTCGAGTCCTGCGAGGAGTGCGGGGAGTCGACGCCTCACGACGTGACCATCGAGATCCAGACCGAGAGCAAGAAGTCCGAGAACACCGAGTTCTCGCGCGAACCGTACCGCGTCGCGGAGTGTCTGGAGTGCGGGGAGACGACGAGCAAGCGGATGAACAACGCGTAA
- a CDS encoding sister chromatid cohesion protein PDS5 encodes MDDSTSPPPAERVPALVERGATDEAVAALDRLRSAPADERKEAMQSLESSAGDLASAPDPVLTALAGFLEDSDRSVRLAAAKLLVTLAEAAPDAVAPVVPALADRLADEGEFYFVRARAAEALGYVALERPDDVASPETLADLRVGLSFDEPEVREKLAKALEHVALGDPGRLRHQAATLADHLDDENDLVRYHMCTALAVVGCEHPAALADARDALGERLADENRHVRGRAAEALGLLGRAPADERSTPRSDLAELTDDEPFVAERARFAVRAGDDGSGPDDIPDAVGSVAAIRETTGDVADDVASADGEECPGCGLELPDAGPPMCPRCGAPR; translated from the coding sequence ATGGACGACTCCACCTCACCGCCGCCGGCCGAACGCGTGCCGGCGCTCGTCGAACGAGGCGCGACCGACGAGGCCGTCGCCGCGCTCGACCGGTTGCGGTCGGCTCCCGCCGACGAGCGCAAGGAGGCGATGCAGTCGCTCGAATCGAGCGCCGGCGACCTCGCCAGCGCCCCGGACCCCGTGCTCACTGCGCTGGCGGGGTTCCTCGAGGATTCGGACCGGTCGGTCCGGCTCGCCGCCGCGAAACTGCTCGTCACCCTCGCCGAGGCGGCGCCGGACGCGGTCGCCCCGGTCGTTCCGGCGCTCGCCGACCGACTCGCAGACGAGGGTGAGTTCTACTTCGTCCGGGCGCGCGCGGCCGAGGCGCTCGGCTACGTCGCGCTGGAGCGCCCCGACGACGTCGCTTCCCCGGAGACGCTGGCGGACCTCCGGGTCGGACTGTCGTTCGACGAACCCGAGGTGCGCGAGAAGCTCGCGAAGGCGCTCGAACACGTCGCGCTCGGCGATCCCGGACGGCTCCGCCACCAGGCGGCGACCCTGGCCGACCACCTCGACGACGAGAACGACCTCGTGCGCTATCACATGTGTACCGCGCTCGCGGTCGTCGGGTGCGAGCACCCCGCGGCGCTCGCGGACGCCCGCGACGCCCTCGGCGAGAGACTAGCCGACGAGAACCGCCACGTCCGCGGCCGGGCCGCAGAGGCGCTCGGACTGCTCGGGCGAGCGCCGGCGGACGAACGTTCGACTCCGCGCTCGGACCTCGCGGAACTGACCGACGACGAGCCGTTCGTAGCCGAGCGGGCCCGGTTCGCCGTCCGGGCGGGGGACGACGGGTCGGGTCCGGACGACATCCCGGACGCCGTCGGCTCCGTAGCGGCGATTCGGGAGACGACCGGCGATGTTGCCGACGACGTGGCGTCGGCCGACGGCGAGGAGTGTCCGGGTTGCGGGCTCGAACTCCCGGACGCGGGGCCGCCGATGTGCCCCCGCTGTGGCGCGCCGCGGTGA
- the coxB gene encoding cytochrome c oxidase subunit II produces MVQLAGALLVAVRAFPAQSGIIPKGTRVEVFQRIFTVFLVLGTLVGVVVIGYMVYNAYKYRDGDGRSVDDDVPDLGELPSGGGGGRKLFVSFGLSTVIVVSLIAWTYGTLLYVEADSPGEGERGLEVEVVGFRFGWEFVYPNGHTASTLRVPAGETVRLNVTSDDVFHTFGVPGLRVKTDAIPGQRTDTWLETNETGTYEARCFELCGRGHSYMTAEVVVMEPDEYESWYANTTSQNESSSNSSALDAPSVAGSARTGQVANPQRVVA; encoded by the coding sequence ATGGTTCAGTTGGCCGGAGCGTTACTCGTCGCCGTTCGCGCCTTCCCGGCCCAGTCCGGGATAATCCCGAAGGGGACGAGAGTAGAGGTGTTCCAACGAATATTCACGGTGTTCCTGGTTCTGGGGACGCTCGTCGGCGTCGTCGTCATCGGCTACATGGTGTACAACGCCTACAAGTACCGCGACGGAGACGGCCGGTCGGTCGACGACGACGTTCCCGATCTGGGCGAACTGCCGTCCGGCGGCGGTGGCGGGCGGAAGCTGTTCGTCTCGTTCGGCCTCAGCACGGTGATCGTGGTCTCGCTCATCGCGTGGACCTACGGGACGCTGCTGTACGTGGAGGCCGACTCGCCCGGCGAGGGCGAGCGGGGACTCGAGGTCGAGGTGGTCGGCTTCCGGTTCGGCTGGGAGTTCGTCTACCCCAACGGCCACACCGCCAGCACGTTGCGCGTACCCGCGGGCGAGACGGTCCGTCTCAACGTCACCTCCGACGACGTGTTCCACACGTTCGGGGTGCCCGGGTTGCGAGTGAAGACCGACGCGATTCCGGGTCAGCGGACCGACACCTGGCTCGAGACGAACGAGACCGGGACCTACGAGGCCCGGTGCTTCGAGCTCTGCGGCCGGGGCCACTCGTACATGACCGCCGAGGTCGTGGTGATGGAGCCCGACGAGTACGAGTCCTGGTACGCGAACACCACGAGCCAGAACGAGTCGTCGTCGAACAGTTCCGCGCTCGACGCGCCGTCAGTCGCGGGTAGCGCCCGGACCGGGCAGGTAGCGAATCCGCAGCGGGTGGTCGCATGA
- a CDS encoding DUF6789 family protein, which yields MDGEETEFTTELPGESTETAEPDFDHLWGIITDGFIGAVGGLVGTGSLTVGLLIAASLGAFDINEFATLAELTGLDALFAANPPAVGYVLFLLTGMVMWPLLFASIGSYLPGDRYAIKGLPFGFVLWTGFAPAFYVDYTGLTMALYLVLTLGAHFSYGFTLGAVFDYLGDRPETLV from the coding sequence ATGGATGGGGAGGAGACCGAGTTCACGACGGAACTGCCCGGCGAGTCGACCGAGACCGCGGAACCGGACTTCGACCACCTCTGGGGTATCATCACCGACGGGTTCATCGGCGCGGTCGGGGGCCTGGTCGGGACCGGGTCGCTGACGGTGGGTCTGCTCATCGCCGCCTCGCTCGGCGCGTTCGACATCAACGAGTTCGCCACCCTCGCCGAACTCACCGGCCTCGACGCCCTGTTCGCGGCGAACCCGCCCGCGGTCGGCTACGTGCTGTTCCTGCTGACCGGGATGGTGATGTGGCCGCTGCTGTTCGCGTCCATCGGGTCGTACCTGCCGGGCGACCGGTACGCGATAAAGGGCCTCCCGTTCGGGTTCGTGCTCTGGACCGGGTTCGCACCCGCGTTCTACGTCGACTACACCGGGCTGACGATGGCGTTGTACCTGGTGCTGACGCTCGGTGCGCACTTCTCGTACGGGTTCACGCTCGGGGCGGTGTTCGACTACCTCGGCGACAGGCCCGAGACGCTGGTGTAG
- a CDS encoding cbb3-type cytochrome c oxidase subunit I, which translates to MSDEDVRDGGAPADGGAASDGGYADASHGADHHHDLPDPGSVKRWLVTTNHKDVGVLYTVTALFFLVFGGVLALLMRLQLWTPGAGLLEPLQYNQAVSAHGLIMIFWFLSPFAFGFANYVVPLQIGAKDLAFPRLNALSYWLYLFSGVLLGVSFFQGSTFAGGWTMYAPLNLPVYTPNIGASTAVLALLMFTASVTVGSVNFLTTMHRMRAEGLTLRRMPLFTWTILLTTWMMLFAFAALLAALMILSADRLLGTQYFAATGHAGSLLWAHLFWFFGHPEVYIVFFPALGVMAECFQTFTGRRLVGRKWFIAAMVLVALQSFLVWMHHMFLTSINLQIKTLFMATTIGISLPFDLMVFALIYTTVKGKVRFTTPFLFSFGALILFILGGITGVFLGAVVLDYEFRGTYWVVAHFHYVMVGGVTALVGGLYYWYPKMTGKMYDEFLGKVHFALYFVGFNLLYFPMFIAWETPRRDFVYPEAFVGLHQLATVGGFVLGASFLVMFYNLAVSLWSGEEAGDNPWRYSTTTEWAVPSPPPLENFPGRPSFSSGSLEFRPGAGVANGGEREPGDPDPRTASDGGAIEADVEAAAVAGEESESESHASIWPFAIGIASFVLLLGMSGMQDASYPAGLEGAGYLALTVGGLLALLWTLVRMAGEEFHGLTEPFGESWPFEAVENTKLGMWLFLASDVVLFGAFIGSYAFIRVAEGWTDWHHLIPAAHVPLPGLINTYILLTSSFTVVLALVAAEKGSRLGLVASLATTFVLGVAFLVNKALEWLHLFHVHTEAFPQGWDIGTNVASSTFYLTTGLHGLHVIAGLVVTLYLLVRAWNGAYLDDDRPVEYFGLYWHFVDIVWLFLFPLFYIL; encoded by the coding sequence ATGAGCGACGAGGACGTACGCGACGGTGGCGCGCCAGCCGACGGCGGCGCGGCGTCGGACGGCGGCTACGCCGACGCGTCCCACGGCGCCGACCACCACCACGACCTGCCCGACCCCGGCAGCGTCAAGCGGTGGCTGGTCACGACCAACCACAAGGACGTCGGCGTGCTCTACACCGTCACGGCGCTGTTCTTCCTGGTGTTCGGCGGCGTGCTCGCACTGTTGATGCGGCTCCAGCTCTGGACGCCGGGCGCGGGCCTGCTCGAACCGCTCCAGTACAACCAGGCCGTCTCGGCCCACGGCCTCATCATGATCTTCTGGTTCCTCTCGCCGTTCGCGTTCGGGTTCGCCAACTACGTGGTCCCGCTCCAGATCGGTGCGAAGGACCTCGCGTTCCCGCGGCTGAACGCGCTGTCGTACTGGCTCTACCTGTTCTCGGGCGTCCTGCTTGGCGTCTCGTTCTTCCAGGGCAGCACCTTCGCGGGGGGCTGGACGATGTACGCGCCGCTGAACCTCCCGGTGTACACCCCGAACATCGGCGCGAGCACCGCGGTGCTGGCGCTCCTGATGTTCACCGCCTCGGTGACCGTCGGGTCGGTGAACTTCCTGACGACGATGCACCGGATGCGCGCCGAGGGGCTGACCCTCCGGCGGATGCCGCTGTTCACGTGGACCATCCTGCTGACGACCTGGATGATGCTGTTCGCGTTCGCGGCGCTGCTGGCGGCGCTGATGATACTGTCGGCCGACCGCCTGCTGGGCACCCAGTACTTCGCGGCCACGGGTCACGCCGGGTCGCTGCTGTGGGCCCACCTGTTCTGGTTCTTCGGCCACCCCGAGGTGTACATCGTCTTCTTCCCGGCGCTCGGCGTGATGGCCGAGTGCTTCCAGACGTTCACCGGACGGCGGCTCGTCGGCCGGAAGTGGTTCATCGCCGCGATGGTGCTGGTCGCGCTCCAGAGCTTCCTGGTCTGGATGCACCACATGTTCCTGACCAGCATCAACCTCCAGATCAAGACGCTGTTCATGGCGACCACCATCGGCATCTCGCTGCCGTTCGACCTGATGGTGTTCGCGCTCATCTACACCACCGTCAAGGGGAAGGTCCGGTTCACCACGCCGTTCCTGTTCTCGTTCGGCGCGCTCATCCTGTTCATCCTCGGGGGCATCACGGGCGTGTTCCTCGGTGCGGTCGTGCTCGACTACGAGTTCCGCGGCACCTACTGGGTCGTCGCCCACTTCCACTACGTGATGGTGGGCGGGGTCACCGCGCTCGTCGGGGGTCTCTACTACTGGTACCCGAAGATGACCGGGAAGATGTACGACGAGTTCCTCGGGAAGGTCCACTTCGCGCTGTACTTCGTCGGCTTCAATCTCCTGTACTTCCCGATGTTCATCGCGTGGGAGACGCCCCGCCGGGACTTCGTCTACCCCGAGGCGTTCGTCGGCCTGCACCAGCTGGCGACCGTGGGCGGGTTCGTCCTCGGCGCGTCGTTCCTGGTGATGTTCTACAACCTCGCGGTCAGCCTGTGGTCGGGCGAGGAGGCCGGCGACAACCCCTGGCGGTACTCGACCACGACCGAGTGGGCCGTCCCCTCGCCGCCGCCGCTGGAGAACTTCCCCGGCCGGCCGTCGTTCTCCAGCGGGTCGCTCGAGTTCCGGCCGGGCGCGGGCGTCGCGAACGGAGGAGAGCGCGAGCCCGGCGACCCCGACCCGCGGACCGCCTCCGACGGCGGAGCGATCGAGGCCGACGTCGAGGCCGCCGCGGTCGCGGGCGAGGAGTCCGAGTCCGAGAGCCACGCCAGCATCTGGCCGTTCGCCATCGGAATCGCGTCGTTCGTGCTGCTGCTCGGCATGTCGGGGATGCAGGACGCGAGCTATCCCGCCGGGCTCGAAGGCGCGGGCTACCTCGCGCTGACGGTCGGCGGCCTGCTTGCGCTCCTGTGGACCCTGGTCCGGATGGCCGGCGAGGAGTTCCACGGGCTGACCGAGCCGTTCGGCGAGAGCTGGCCGTTCGAGGCCGTCGAGAACACCAAGCTCGGCATGTGGCTGTTCCTGGCCAGCGACGTGGTGCTGTTCGGGGCGTTCATCGGCTCGTACGCCTTCATCCGGGTCGCAGAGGGGTGGACCGACTGGCACCACCTGATTCCCGCGGCCCACGTCCCGCTGCCGGGGCTCATCAACACCTACATCCTGCTGACGAGCAGTTTCACGGTCGTTCTCGCGCTGGTGGCCGCCGAGAAGGGGAGCCGACTCGGACTCGTCGCGTCGCTGGCGACGACGTTCGTGCTCGGGGTCGCGTTCCTCGTCAACAAGGCTCTGGAGTGGCTCCACCTGTTCCACGTCCACACCGAGGCGTTCCCGCAGGGCTGGGACATCGGCACGAACGTGGCCTCGTCGACGTTCTACCTGACCACCGGGTTGCACGGGCTCCACGTCATCGCGGGGCTGGTGGTCACGCTCTACCTCCTGGTGCGGGCGTGGAACGGCGCGTACCTCGACGACGACCGGCCGGTCGAGTACTTCGGGCTGTACTGGCACTTCGTGGACATCGTGTGGCTGTTCCTGTTCCCGCTGTTCTACATCCTGTGA
- a CDS encoding NAD(P)/FAD-dependent oxidoreductase — MSSADTDTESDADADPRETTAPDADRDWDADHDCEYDVAVVGGGPAGCSAGVFTARYGLDTVVFDRGRSSIQRCAFLENYLGFPAGIDVETFYELLHDHVEETGCDLVADMVESVSRADGDGFVVATQEDRRVTARRVIAATRYGGEYLRGLDDEDAMFETHSHGGEEHEHFDREYAERDGRTPVEDLYVASPSAEADRQAVVAAGRGARVALTVLADVRRDRGYPDAFADHYDWLRREAELDGEWGDRDRWREWFADRKPDGLDVSEDRLVELREREIDRRFDTYLADDEIERRVARGQRRLLDHVDDEYILEAAREIEAETEPGSAETRD, encoded by the coding sequence ATGAGCTCCGCCGACACCGACACCGAGTCCGACGCGGACGCCGACCCCCGGGAGACGACCGCTCCCGACGCCGACCGGGACTGGGACGCCGACCACGACTGCGAGTACGATGTCGCGGTCGTCGGCGGCGGACCCGCGGGCTGTTCGGCGGGCGTGTTCACCGCGCGCTACGGTCTCGACACCGTCGTCTTCGACCGGGGGCGCTCGTCGATCCAGCGGTGCGCCTTCCTCGAGAACTACCTCGGCTTCCCGGCAGGCATCGACGTCGAGACGTTCTACGAGCTGCTGCACGACCACGTCGAGGAGACCGGCTGCGATCTCGTCGCGGACATGGTCGAGTCTGTCTCCCGCGCCGACGGCGACGGCTTCGTCGTCGCGACCCAGGAGGACCGGCGCGTCACCGCACGGCGGGTCATCGCCGCCACGCGGTACGGCGGCGAGTACCTCCGCGGCCTCGACGACGAGGACGCCATGTTCGAGACCCACTCTCACGGCGGCGAGGAACACGAGCACTTCGACCGGGAGTACGCCGAGCGCGACGGGCGGACCCCGGTCGAGGACCTCTACGTCGCCTCGCCCTCCGCGGAGGCCGACCGCCAGGCGGTCGTGGCCGCCGGGCGAGGCGCCAGGGTCGCGCTGACGGTCCTCGCCGACGTCCGGCGCGACCGGGGCTACCCCGACGCGTTCGCCGACCACTACGACTGGCTCCGCCGGGAGGCCGAACTCGACGGCGAGTGGGGCGACCGCGACCGGTGGCGCGAGTGGTTCGCCGACCGGAAACCCGACGGTCTCGACGTCTCGGAGGACCGACTCGTCGAACTCCGCGAGCGCGAGATAGACAGGCGGTTCGACACGTACCTCGCGGACGACGAGATAGAGCGCCGCGTCGCGCGCGGTCAGCGCCGACTGCTCGACCACGTCGACGACGAGTACATCCTCGAGGCCGCCCGCGAAATCGAGGCCGAGACCGAGCCCGGTTCCGCGGAGACTCGCGACTGA
- a CDS encoding tyrosine-type recombinase/integrase — protein sequence MSERLESESGSAEDSFADVRWTTCTLGDFRDLYWDVVAPRLEAAGRDPETHRPTHQWFREKGLRAFLAALRRHHDRSFGEFWREDLGLGDEDPGYDWATDHDPTVEAVRSFLESRRSRHSLRESSIAAKRTRLNLYVRAYREANGDDDLLSPVAIDSSVPTHEAVHACYAAFDWLNDREYGARTKTRVRSVVDDWYQHLVGRRLAAVNPATGLYDEFKWQVAESDPARLSTTHVRALVRTADSPRERLLVVALAAWGLRANEVAALHVSQFVRDVGEGEVPYVTFAERKNGPGEVNLVYGLDALDDRLDELAARDDWSGHLFPSEQGADPHATRETIWSRFGDLADRAGLPEEIDGERPSPQLCRRYWYDTYTSALEAVLEGLEDIAAEQGSDDPRVVLSNYLSEERSRKVRREFMRRELAAAFEQ from the coding sequence GTGAGCGAGCGCCTCGAATCCGAATCCGGGAGTGCCGAAGACTCCTTCGCCGACGTGCGCTGGACGACCTGCACGCTCGGCGACTTCCGGGACCTCTACTGGGACGTCGTCGCGCCCCGCCTCGAAGCCGCGGGACGCGACCCCGAGACCCACCGGCCGACCCACCAGTGGTTCCGCGAGAAGGGACTCCGAGCCTTCCTCGCCGCGCTCCGACGGCACCACGACCGGTCGTTCGGCGAGTTCTGGCGCGAGGACCTGGGGCTCGGTGACGAGGACCCCGGCTACGACTGGGCGACCGACCACGACCCGACCGTGGAGGCGGTCCGCTCCTTCCTCGAGAGCCGGCGGTCGCGCCACTCGCTCCGGGAGTCGTCCATCGCTGCGAAGCGGACGCGGCTCAACCTCTACGTCAGGGCCTACCGCGAGGCCAACGGCGACGACGACCTGCTCTCGCCGGTGGCGATCGACTCGTCGGTGCCGACCCACGAGGCGGTCCACGCCTGCTACGCCGCGTTCGACTGGCTGAACGACCGGGAGTACGGCGCCAGGACGAAGACCCGCGTCCGGAGCGTCGTCGACGACTGGTACCAGCATCTGGTGGGCCGGCGCCTCGCGGCGGTCAACCCCGCGACCGGCCTCTACGACGAGTTCAAGTGGCAGGTCGCGGAGTCCGACCCCGCTCGACTGTCGACCACGCACGTGCGCGCGCTCGTCCGGACCGCCGACTCGCCCCGCGAGCGCCTGCTGGTCGTCGCGCTCGCGGCGTGGGGGCTCCGTGCCAACGAGGTGGCCGCCCTCCACGTCTCCCAGTTCGTCCGGGACGTCGGCGAGGGGGAGGTGCCGTACGTCACCTTCGCGGAGCGCAAGAACGGGCCGGGCGAGGTCAACCTCGTCTACGGGCTCGACGCGCTCGACGACCGCCTCGACGAACTCGCCGCGCGCGACGACTGGTCGGGCCACCTGTTCCCGTCCGAGCAGGGTGCAGACCCGCACGCGACCCGGGAGACGATCTGGTCGCGATTCGGCGACCTGGCCGACCGGGCGGGCCTCCCCGAGGAAATCGACGGCGAGCGCCCGAGCCCCCAGCTCTGCCGGCGGTACTGGTACGACACCTACACGTCGGCGCTGGAGGCCGTCCTCGAGGGGCTGGAGGACATCGCGGCCGAGCAGGGCAGCGACGACCCCAGGGTGGTCCTCTCGAACTACCTCTCGGAGGAGCGCTCCCGGAAGGTCCGGCGGGAGTTCATGCGCCGGGAGCTCGCGGCCGCGTTCGAGCAATAA
- a CDS encoding ABC transporter substrate-binding protein encodes MARDSRYDSTRRRLLRTGAAVGVGGLLAGCAGRSETSTTAEGTTDATTGAGATTSGSSTEDGESTTEAQGSYSVTMEPVGAVEFESPPETWFPYTADYADMGVALGQADGLSAIGVKARFGSHLYEELPGVSVDKAELTQLWQEGTDKEIFYELDADLHVVDPHFMLNRLQWKQSDVDEIRENVAPFLGNTIFTRVYDWHDYPYYSMYEAFEKLAEVFRERARYEAFERYHDEVLADVQSRLPDETPDVAILYPADVPPEAFYPYLVGDGTQSKHWTDLRVGDALAKNDVTDAQAGGGTVDFETLLEIDPDALAIRLQGEITREYFEREIVSHLKDHPVASDLTAVQDDRVVYGGLTYQGPIIHLFQLERAAQGLYPGTFGGEKLFDRQRVADIVKGDV; translated from the coding sequence ATGGCGCGAGATTCGCGGTACGACTCGACCCGGCGTCGACTGCTGAGAACCGGCGCGGCCGTGGGCGTCGGCGGGCTCCTCGCCGGCTGTGCGGGCCGGAGCGAGACGTCGACGACCGCCGAGGGGACGACCGACGCGACCACCGGCGCGGGGGCGACGACCTCCGGGTCGTCGACCGAAGACGGCGAATCGACGACCGAGGCCCAGGGGTCGTACTCGGTGACGATGGAACCGGTGGGCGCCGTCGAGTTCGAGTCGCCGCCCGAGACGTGGTTCCCGTACACGGCCGACTACGCCGACATGGGCGTCGCGCTCGGGCAGGCGGACGGGCTGTCGGCCATCGGCGTCAAGGCGCGGTTCGGCTCGCACCTCTACGAGGAACTGCCCGGCGTCTCCGTCGACAAGGCCGAGCTGACCCAGCTCTGGCAGGAGGGCACCGACAAGGAGATCTTCTACGAGCTCGACGCCGACCTCCACGTCGTCGACCCCCACTTCATGCTCAACCGGCTCCAGTGGAAGCAGAGTGACGTCGACGAGATCCGGGAGAACGTCGCGCCGTTCCTCGGCAACACCATCTTCACGCGCGTGTACGATTGGCACGACTACCCCTACTACTCGATGTACGAGGCCTTCGAGAAGCTCGCCGAGGTCTTCCGGGAGCGGGCGCGCTACGAGGCGTTCGAGCGGTACCACGACGAGGTGCTCGCGGACGTGCAGTCGCGCCTCCCCGACGAGACGCCCGACGTCGCCATCCTGTATCCCGCCGACGTGCCCCCGGAGGCGTTCTACCCGTACCTCGTGGGTGACGGCACCCAGTCGAAGCACTGGACGGACCTGCGGGTCGGCGACGCGCTCGCGAAGAACGACGTCACCGACGCGCAGGCCGGCGGCGGCACCGTCGACTTCGAGACCCTGCTGGAGATCGACCCCGACGCGCTGGCCATCCGGCTTCAGGGCGAGATCACGCGGGAGTACTTCGAGCGAGAGATCGTCTCCCATCTCAAGGACCACCCGGTCGCGAGCGATCTCACCGCGGTGCAGGACGACCGGGTCGTCTACGGCGGGCTGACCTACCAGGGGCCGATCATCCACCTCTTCCAGCTCGAACGCGCCGCACAGGGGCTCTACCCCGGCACCTTCGGCGGCGAAAAGCTGTTCGACCGGCAGCGCGTGGCCGACATCGTGAAGGGAGACGTCTGA